From Qipengyuania soli:
ACGCCGGCTAGCCGAATGGAACGAACACGGCACAGGCTATGCTGCTTCCTCGATCTACGATGGCATCGGCTTTTTCTCGACCGGCCTGGGCGACGATTACACCCATGACGCGCAGATCGGATTTGTCCCCACGTGCTATGGTCGCGACGTGATTGCGGACCGCCTGCTGATCGATGTCGACCAGTTCTTCGACAATCCCGACGCAGTCTTCGCGCCCGAGGCGGAAAACGTGATCATCCTCGCCAGCAACTGTGTTCCCCATGGCGAAGGCGAACTGGTCATCTCGAGCGCCGATCCGTCGGTCCAGCCGGAAATCAACCTGAACTATTTCGACGATCCCCACGACCTCAAAATCATGGTCGCAATCCAGCGCAAGGTGTTCGAGATTGCTGCCAACTGGCCCGGGGGATTGGGCGGATGGATGGCTCCTCCCAAGCTGGCAAAAATGCACGATTATCGCGATGGCGATGTGCCGAGCGACGCCATGCTGGAGAACGTGGCGCTGCATTTCGCGGCCACGGTCTACCATCTTTCCTGCACATGCCGGATGGGGGATGTGGTCGACGAGCGCCTGAGAGTGAAGGGGGTGAAAAATCTTCGCATCGCCGACGCCAGCGTCATGCCCGAGATACCGAGCGGAAACATCAACGCGCCGAGTATCATGATCGGCGAGCGTGCTTCGGACCTGATCAGGGAGGATCACACGATCGCGATGGAAACGGCCTAGGGTCGCAGCCGACTTGGCGCTCGACAAAAGGCGCTGCAGAGGGCAGTGCGCCGCCCCATGAACGAGACAATTCTGTTGCCCGAGGAATGTGAAACGATGGTCGAAGTTCGCGCCGGTGTCGACGCGACCGATCGCGAACTCATGCAATTGCTGGATCGTCGCTTCGGTTACATGCGAGCGGCGGCGCGGATCAAAACGGACCGAAGTGTTGTGCGCGATGAAGCCCGAAAGGCAGAGGTAGTCGACAACGCGCGCGCGGACGCCGAAACGCGCGGCCTGCCGGGTCCGGATCTGGCCAAGATCTGGGACTTGTTGGTCGAGAGTTCGATAGCTTACGAACTCGTCGAATGGGACCGCATCAGGGCCTGACGCGGCCGCGCATCAATTACCGCGGTTGAAGCGGACCCACTCTTCCGACGTCATGCAGACCTTCTGCTTGCGCCTGCTGTTCATGTCGGTGCGGATGAACTTGCAGATCTCGTCTTCCTTCTTCGTCGCCGCGTCCTGGGTGTCGGCTTTTTCCTCCTTCCGCACCTCGTTGGCCTCCTGGGCGACCAGGGGGGTGGAAAGAAAGGCAAAGCAGCAGGCGATCACGGCAGTACGCATCGAAAAATCCTAAAACAAAACAAGCATCCAAGAGGGCCTAGATAGAGCCCACTCGATAGTCCATGGTCGCTCGATCAACGACTTCGGGGTGGCCTTTCCAGCGAAGAAAGCACGCCTCGCAGCGTTCGTACTTCGAGGTGGTTCCAGCCTGGTTTGGTCAATACTCCACGCAACGTCCGTCGGGTTGCATCCGACCGGCTTTCCGGAAGGTAATATCCCTTCGGCTCCAGCATGCGTTCAAGGTGCTCGATCAGGCCTTCGAGTTCTTCCTGCGGCGCCGGTGGGAGGAGTTCCTCCTGCGTGGGCTGCACCAGTTTCTGGTTCTTTGACCACTCATAGGCGCAAAGGATCACGGCCTGCGCGAGGTTGAGAGATCCGAATTCAGGATTGATCGGGACTGTCAGGATGGCTCGCGCAAGGGCGACGTCCTCGGTCTCGAGACCCGAGCGTTCGGGTCCGAACAGGAAAGCGCTGCGTCCAACATTCTCAGTCATTTCGCGCGCTGCTTCTTCGGGGGTAAGAACCGGCTTTGTCACACCGCGTTTGCGCACCGTAGTCGCATAGACATGCGCGCAGTCGGCCACCGCCTCTGCGGTAGTGGCGAAAACCCGCGCCTGTTCGAGCACGGTGTCCGCTCCCGCAGCGGCGGGTCCGGCCGAGGGATTGGGCCAGCCGTCACGCGGCTCGACCAGGCGCATTTCGGTCAGGCCGAAATTGAGCATGGCGCGCGCCGCCTTGCCGATATTCTCGCCCAGCTGCGGCCGGACGAGTACCACCACGGGCTTGTTCGTATCAGCCACGCGACTTTCCGTCTTGGGCCGCTTCCTGCACGGTGCTGGCAAATTCTTCGAAATCGCGCGCTTCGCTGAAGTCGCGATAGACCGAGGCGAAACGGATATAGGCCACGCTGTCGAGCTGGCGCAGGCCGTTCATGACCATTTCGCCGATGCGTTGAGAGGAAACCTCGGCCTCGCCCGCTGTTTCGACCTGGCGCTGGATACCGCTGACGAGCTGGTCGATGCGCTCTTGCGGCACGTCGCGCTTGCGGCAGGCGAGGGTTATCGACTGTTCCAGCTTGCCGCGGTCGAACGGTTCGCGACGGTCACCCGACTTGACCACCGTCACCTCGCGAAGCTGTACGCGCTCGAATGTCGTGAACCTGCCCCCACAGCTTGAACACTGGCGACGCCGGCGGATCGAGGTGTTGTCCTCGGTCGGCCGGCTGTCCTTTACCTGGCTGTCGTCATGTGCACAGAATGGGCAGCGCATTTAGGTCCGTATACGTTTGTAGAGGGCGTAGCCTGCACCCGCGACACCGCCAATGAGCGGGCCGACCACCGGCACGAAGATACCTGCGGCGGCTCCGACAGCAGCACCCTTCAGGACCGGCTTCGATGAAGGATGATTGAGTCCTTCGTTGATCATGTCCTTGAGTTCTTCTGCCGCATCCGGAAACAGGTTGGGATCTTTGGGACGTTCATCGCGATCCGACATGAATATTCTCCTGGAAATCGAATAGTTGTCGGAAGGAATGACCACAATTACAGCGCTATGTCACGCGAGTATTGGTCCAAGTTGGCGAAGAAATCAGGGCCTTAGGCGCCTGTAAAGCATGAAGCCTGCTCCCGCGATAAGGCCAATGGGCCACGTTACCACTGGCAGGACTCCGCCCACGACCGCGCCAACCGCCGCACCGGCAAGTACAGGTTTCGTGGACGGATGATCGAGGCCCTGCTTAAGCATGCTCTTCACCTCTTCCTGAGCGTCGGGAATGAGGTCGTGGTCCTGATGCTTGGGATCCTGTTCGTCCATATGCTCTCTCCTCAGCGGCCGGGATAAACCGGGAAGGCAGCGCAGAGTTCGGCGACCTTGCCACGCACCGCTTCTTCGACCTGACCGTCACCCTCGGGGCCATTGCGCGACAGACCGTCTACCACTTCGGCGATGAGCGCGCCAATCTTCCGGAACTCTTCCGTCCCGAAACCGCGCGTCGTGCCTGCCGGCGTGCCAAGGCGGACGCCGCTTGTAACGAAGGGGCTGCGCGTGTCGTAGGGAATGCCGTTCTTGTTGCAGGTCAGCCAGGCGCGATCTAGGCCCTTCTCGGCATCCTTGCCGGTGACGTCCTTGGCCGTGAGGTCGACCAGCATAGAATGGTTGTCCGTGCCACCCGAAACCACGCGCAGGCCGTTTTCCTCGAGGCTCGCGGCAAGCGCACGGGCGTTGTCGACGACGCGGCGGGCATAGTCCTTGAAGTCGGGACGCAGCGCCTCTCCGAACGCAACCGCCTTGGCGGCGACGACATGCATCAGCGGACCGCCCTGGAGGCCGGGGAAGACCGCCATGTTGAGCGGCTTGGTCAGTTCCTCGTCGTTCCAAAGGATCACGCCCGAACGCGGGCCGCGCAACGACTTGTGTGTGGTGGTGGTGACCACATGGGCATGCGGGAAGGGGGAAGGATGTGCGCCGCCTGCGACAAGGCCGGAGATGTGGCTCATGTCGACCATCAGGTAGGCGCCGACTTCGTCAGCAACCTTGCGGAAGGCTTCCCAGTCCCACACGCGTGAGTAGGCGGTGCCGCCGGCGATGATGAGCTTGGGTTTGTGCGCCTTGGCGGTCGCCATGACCTCGTCCATGTCGATACGCTCGTCCTCGCGGCGCACGCCATAGCTTACGGGCGAGAACCACTTGCCGCTCATGTTGACGGGCGAGCCATGGGTAAGATGACCGCCCGAATTGAGGTCGAGGCCCATGAAGGTGTCGCCCGGCTGAAGGAGCGCGAGGAACACAGCCTGGTTCATCT
This genomic window contains:
- a CDS encoding chorismate mutase, encoding MNETILLPEECETMVEVRAGVDATDRELMQLLDRRFGYMRAAARIKTDRSVVRDEARKAEVVDNARADAETRGLPGPDLAKIWDLLVESSIAYELVEWDRIRA
- a CDS encoding RNA methyltransferase, with the translated sequence MADTNKPVVVLVRPQLGENIGKAARAMLNFGLTEMRLVEPRDGWPNPSAGPAAAGADTVLEQARVFATTAEAVADCAHVYATTVRKRGVTKPVLTPEEAAREMTENVGRSAFLFGPERSGLETEDVALARAILTVPINPEFGSLNLAQAVILCAYEWSKNQKLVQPTQEELLPPAPQEELEGLIEHLERMLEPKGYYLPESRSDATRRTLRGVLTKPGWNHLEVRTLRGVLSSLERPPRSR
- the nrdR gene encoding transcriptional regulator NrdR is translated as MRCPFCAHDDSQVKDSRPTEDNTSIRRRRQCSSCGGRFTTFERVQLREVTVVKSGDRREPFDRGKLEQSITLACRKRDVPQERIDQLVSGIQRQVETAGEAEVSSQRIGEMVMNGLRQLDSVAYIRFASVYRDFSEARDFEEFASTVQEAAQDGKSRG
- the glyA gene encoding serine hydroxymethyltransferase, whose amino-acid sequence is MDRFWHDTLAEADPEIHAAIRKELKRQQDKIELIASENIASTAVLEATGSVFTNKYAEGYPGKRYYGGCDYADVVETLAIERAKQLFGCNFANVQPNSGSQMNQAVFLALLQPGDTFMGLDLNSGGHLTHGSPVNMSGKWFSPVSYGVRREDERIDMDEVMATAKAHKPKLIIAGGTAYSRVWDWEAFRKVADEVGAYLMVDMSHISGLVAGGAHPSPFPHAHVVTTTTHKSLRGPRSGVILWNDEELTKPLNMAVFPGLQGGPLMHVVAAKAVAFGEALRPDFKDYARRVVDNARALAASLEENGLRVVSGGTDNHSMLVDLTAKDVTGKDAEKGLDRAWLTCNKNGIPYDTRSPFVTSGVRLGTPAGTTRGFGTEEFRKIGALIAEVVDGLSRNGPEGDGQVEEAVRGKVAELCAAFPVYPGR